A DNA window from Mesoplasma coleopterae contains the following coding sequences:
- a CDS encoding GMP reductase, with product MYAFDYEDIQLIPNMCVVNSRSECNTSVTLGKHTFKMPVVPANMATVINEELSVMLAEKNYFYVMHRFDFDAVSFIKKMKEKKLISSISVGVKEQDFKMINELTKLNLIPDYITIDIAHGHANSVKEMIQHIRTKMGDQTFIIAGNVATPQAVRDLEHWGADATKVGVGPGKVCITKLKTGFGTGGWQLGAIKWCSKAATKPIIADGGLRVNGDIAKSIRFGATMCMIGSLFAAHEESPGKNVTVDGVLFKEYYGSASEYNKGEKRYVEGKKELIKVRGKLMDTYKEMEEDLQSSISYAGGKTLKAIKKVDYVILKTSNF from the coding sequence ATGTACGCTTTTGATTATGAAGATATTCAACTTATACCAAACATGTGTGTTGTAAATTCGAGGAGTGAATGTAACACTTCTGTAACACTAGGGAAACATACTTTTAAAATGCCTGTTGTTCCAGCAAATATGGCAACAGTTATTAATGAAGAATTATCTGTTATGTTAGCAGAAAAAAACTATTTTTATGTAATGCATAGATTTGATTTTGATGCTGTTTCATTTATAAAAAAAATGAAAGAAAAGAAATTAATATCATCAATTAGTGTTGGTGTTAAAGAACAAGATTTTAAAATGATTAATGAATTAACTAAATTAAATTTAATACCTGATTATATAACTATTGATATTGCTCATGGACACGCAAATAGCGTAAAAGAAATGATCCAACATATTAGAACTAAAATGGGAGATCAGACTTTTATTATTGCAGGTAATGTTGCAACCCCACAAGCAGTAAGAGATTTAGAACACTGAGGAGCAGATGCAACAAAAGTTGGTGTAGGTCCAGGAAAAGTTTGTATCACTAAATTAAAAACAGGTTTTGGAACAGGTGGATGACAACTTGGAGCAATTAAATGATGTAGTAAAGCTGCAACAAAACCAATCATTGCAGATGGAGGTTTAAGAGTTAATGGTGATATTGCTAAATCAATTAGATTTGGAGCTACAATGTGTATGATAGGAAGTTTATTTGCAGCTCATGAAGAATCACCAGGAAAAAATGTAACAGTTGATGGTGTTTTATTTAAAGAGTACTATGGAAGTGCAAGTGAATATAACAAAGGTGAAAAAAGATACGTAGAAGGGAAAAAGGAACTTATTAAAGTACGTGGGAAATTAATGGACACTTACAAAGAAATGGAAGAAGATTTACAATCATCTATTTCATATGCAGGTGGTAAAACATTAAAAGCTATTAAAAAAGTAGACTACGTAATTTTAAAGACAAGTAACTTTTAA
- a CDS encoding MerR family transcriptional regulator translates to MNNLKNSERLNENIKVITKQKLGIKEIATIFDVSEQTIRFYDSKGLLPFFEREDNNYRYTTVENLQWFKMVFLLRSAGMEIKNIREYINLCMEGDSTVPQRLKIIQNQKKDLISKIKGLQSELELLASKEEHYKKILEENILDEWNPVNFEEIIQKKLK, encoded by the coding sequence ATGAATAATTTAAAAAATAGTGAAAGATTAAATGAAAATATAAAAGTTATAACAAAACAAAAGTTAGGTATTAAAGAAATAGCAACTATATTTGATGTTTCTGAGCAAACAATAAGATTTTATGATTCAAAAGGTTTGCTGCCATTTTTTGAAAGAGAAGATAATAATTACAGATATACAACAGTTGAAAATTTGCAATGATTTAAAATGGTTTTCTTGCTAAGATCTGCCGGAATGGAAATAAAAAACATAAGAGAATATATAAATTTATGTATGGAAGGTGATTCAACTGTTCCTCAAAGACTAAAAATCATTCAAAACCAAAAAAAAGATTTAATTTCAAAAATCAAAGGCTTACAATCTGAGCTTGAATTGTTAGCAAGCAAAGAAGAACATTATAAAAAAATTCTTGAAGAAAACATATTGGATGAATGAAATCCAGTTAATTTCGAAGAAATAATACAAAAAAAATTAAAATAA
- a CDS encoding SDR family oxidoreductase, whose product MKNKVWFVTGAGQGIGLVVTKELLKKGHKVIATSRNKDKIEQAIGANENLLALSVDIKDLKAVEKAVASGVEKFGGIDILLNNAGYSQMWTFEETDMEDVKGNIETNLIGTLNVTHAVLPVMRKQKHGHIYITSSAWGYGTVPYNSVYAVVKFGLDGFAESISHELKTVGISISSIKPGGVRTNFLTSDSLQTGKSTIEEYAAGRDEWVNTVKSWNGYQDGNPQKYAEFIIGLTENESVPPMHIFAGRDAYEIAKNKISAVQKDMDELEAQATNLHFEN is encoded by the coding sequence ATGAAAAATAAAGTATGATTCGTAACAGGAGCTGGGCAAGGAATTGGTTTAGTAGTTACAAAAGAATTATTAAAAAAAGGACATAAAGTTATTGCGACAAGTCGTAATAAAGATAAAATTGAACAAGCTATTGGAGCTAACGAAAATTTATTAGCTTTATCAGTAGATATCAAAGATTTAAAAGCAGTTGAAAAAGCAGTTGCTTCAGGAGTAGAAAAATTTGGTGGGATTGACATCTTATTAAATAATGCTGGTTACTCACAAATGTGAACTTTTGAAGAAACAGATATGGAAGATGTAAAAGGAAACATTGAAACTAACTTAATTGGTACTTTAAATGTTACTCATGCAGTTTTACCAGTAATGCGTAAACAAAAACATGGACACATTTACATAACTTCATCAGCTTGAGGATATGGTACTGTTCCTTACAACAGTGTTTATGCTGTAGTTAAATTTGGTTTAGATGGATTTGCAGAATCAATTAGCCATGAATTAAAAACTGTAGGAATTAGTATTTCAAGTATTAAACCTGGAGGAGTAAGAACAAACTTCTTAACTTCAGACTCTTTACAAACAGGAAAATCAACAATTGAAGAATATGCAGCAGGTAGAGATGAATGAGTTAACACAGTTAAATCATGAAACGGTTACCAAGACGGAAATCCACAAAAATATGCAGAATTTATTATTGGATTAACAGAAAATGAATCTGTACCACCAATGCATATATTTGCAGGAAGAGATGCTTATGAAATTGCTAAAAATAAAATTTCAGCAGTTCAAAAAGATATGGATGAATTAGAAGCACAAGCAACTAACTTACATTTTGAAAATTAA
- a CDS encoding SDR family oxidoreductase, whose product MKNNVWFITGASQGFGLGITKKLLEQGHKVAATTRNPQKLIDELGANKNLLALKVDLSNQKEIDDAVAKTVSEFGSIDILLNNAGYGQLWTFEESTDKQIRECFEVNFFGTINVTRSVLPVMRKQKYGHIFTTSSIWGYVGVPYNSTYAAVKFATDGWTESISHELKPLGITVSCIKPGGFRTNFLSSGSLITGEETISDYKEGRDTWFNNLASFDKQQDGDPERYCDFVIDITKGDKVPPVHIFTGRDSYEYAENKIKQIKEDMEILKTEATDLHVR is encoded by the coding sequence ATGAAAAACAATGTATGATTTATAACTGGAGCAAGTCAAGGATTTGGTCTAGGGATAACAAAAAAACTTTTAGAGCAAGGACATAAAGTTGCTGCTACAACTAGAAATCCCCAAAAACTAATTGATGAACTAGGAGCAAATAAAAACTTACTAGCTTTAAAAGTAGATCTTTCAAACCAAAAAGAAATAGACGATGCTGTTGCAAAAACTGTATCAGAATTTGGATCAATTGACATCTTATTAAATAATGCTGGTTATGGTCAATTATGAACATTTGAAGAATCAACAGACAAACAAATTAGAGAATGTTTTGAAGTAAATTTCTTTGGAACAATCAATGTAACTCGTTCAGTTTTACCAGTGATGCGTAAACAAAAGTATGGACATATATTTACAACTTCATCAATTTGAGGATATGTAGGTGTTCCATATAATAGTACTTATGCAGCTGTTAAGTTTGCGACTGATGGTTGAACTGAATCAATCAGTCACGAATTAAAACCATTAGGTATAACTGTGTCATGTATAAAACCAGGTGGATTCAGAACAAATTTCTTAAGTTCAGGATCATTAATTACTGGAGAAGAAACAATTTCAGATTATAAAGAGGGAAGAGACACATGATTCAATAATCTAGCTTCTTTTGATAAACAACAGGATGGAGATCCTGAAAGATATTGTGACTTTGTAATTGATATTACTAAAGGTGACAAAGTCCCTCCAGTTCATATTTTTACAGGTAGAGATTCATATGAATACGCTGAAAATAAAATAAAACAAATAAAAGAAGATATGGAAATTCTTAAAACTGAAGCAACTGATTTACACGTAAGATAA
- the pfkA gene encoding 6-phosphofructokinase, translating into MKRIGVLTSGGDAPGMNNAIAGVVKAAEAQGIEVYGVRDGYKGLINGWFEKLDSKFALEIISKGGTVLGSARLPEFKEESVRQKAVDQLKAHDIEALVVIGGDGSYMGAQRLTEMGINCIGLPGTIDNDIVSSDYTIGFDTALNTVIESIEKVRDTMQSHNRAAVIEVMGNGCGDLVTYAAIATQAEIFSPSESKLTIEQICEQAKKFAEVNHRSLIILVSEKQFDANELAKKVEEASGYVTRATILGHVQRGGRPSGMDRYLAFTAALYAVEKLIEGKGGLYIGLSENKLVARDIESTLNMPKPDKTEFIEKIRLLNAKISK; encoded by the coding sequence ATGAAAAGAATTGGAGTTTTAACTTCAGGAGGAGATGCACCTGGAATGAACAATGCAATTGCTGGAGTTGTTAAAGCAGCTGAAGCTCAAGGCATTGAAGTTTATGGTGTAAGAGATGGATATAAAGGTTTAATTAATGGTTGATTTGAAAAATTAGATTCTAAATTTGCTTTAGAAATTATTTCAAAAGGTGGGACTGTTTTAGGTTCAGCTAGATTACCAGAATTCAAAGAAGAAAGTGTAAGACAAAAAGCTGTTGATCAATTAAAAGCTCATGACATTGAAGCATTAGTTGTAATTGGTGGAGATGGAAGTTACATGGGAGCTCAAAGATTAACAGAAATGGGAATTAATTGTATTGGTTTACCTGGAACAATCGATAATGATATTGTTTCAAGTGATTACACAATTGGATTTGATACAGCATTAAATACAGTTATTGAATCAATTGAAAAAGTTCGAGATACTATGCAATCACACAATCGTGCAGCTGTAATTGAAGTTATGGGAAATGGTTGTGGTGACTTAGTTACTTATGCAGCTATCGCAACTCAAGCAGAAATATTTTCGCCAAGTGAAAGTAAATTAACTATTGAACAAATTTGTGAACAAGCTAAAAAGTTCGCTGAAGTAAACCATAGAAGTTTAATTATTTTAGTTAGCGAAAAACAATTTGATGCTAATGAATTAGCGAAAAAAGTTGAAGAAGCAAGCGGTTATGTAACAAGAGCAACAATTTTAGGTCACGTTCAAAGAGGTGGACGCCCATCAGGAATGGATCGTTATTTAGCTTTCACAGCAGCACTTTACGCGGTTGAAAAATTAATTGAAGGTAAAGGTGGATTATACATTGGTCTAAGTGAAAACAAACTTGTTGCAAGAGATATTGAGTCAACATTGAATATGCCAAAGCCAGATAAGACAGAATTTATCGAAAAAATAAGATTATTGAACGCAAAGATATCAAAATAG
- the pyk gene encoding pyruvate kinase — translation MNKKELQARVKRTKIITTTGPSTNEPEQIKELFENGMTTIRLNFSHGDYEEQGYRIAGAKKVREELGKPISILLDTKGPEIRVGKFVDGKQEVVANQAITIYTDAESFKNKECLSGEMTVAYDMSVDLKIGDTILIDDGKLEMTVEEVKPGVVKAVAFNNHLVKTNKRVNLPGVDFSMPFLAQKDINDIKYGVEQGVDYIAASFVNSAENVKEIRDILAEANGSDIQIISKIESQVGIDNIDAIIEASDGIMIARGDLGLEIPYYDVPYWEKIIIRKCREAGKVVIVATQMLETMTENPAPTRAEVTDVYFATELGADATMLSGESAAGDYPFITVNTMATINKRAEIEFYKKAYYQTQLENAKNSTSGPRADIAMDLAERTRDGQYEFAVVLSRTGALLKTISKFRPNVTILGVSESERLWTAFGVWHSIFMNKTANLLELEENIAQISEIAKLWGAKSGSKILVVRNKDIREITVV, via the coding sequence ATGAACAAGAAAGAATTACAAGCACGTGTAAAACGTACTAAAATTATTACTACAACTGGTCCTTCAACAAATGAACCAGAACAAATAAAAGAATTATTTGAAAATGGAATGACAACAATCCGTTTGAATTTTTCACATGGTGATTATGAAGAACAAGGATACAGAATTGCTGGAGCAAAAAAAGTTAGAGAAGAATTAGGAAAACCTATTTCAATCTTATTAGATACAAAGGGACCAGAAATTCGTGTTGGTAAATTTGTAGACGGAAAACAAGAAGTAGTTGCAAACCAAGCAATTACAATTTACACAGATGCTGAATCATTCAAAAACAAAGAATGTTTATCAGGAGAAATGACAGTTGCATACGATATGTCAGTTGACCTAAAAATTGGAGATACAATTTTAATTGATGATGGTAAATTGGAAATGACTGTTGAAGAAGTTAAACCAGGTGTAGTTAAAGCTGTTGCTTTCAATAATCACTTAGTTAAAACTAACAAACGTGTTAATTTACCAGGTGTTGATTTCTCAATGCCATTCTTAGCACAAAAAGATATCAACGATATTAAATATGGAGTAGAACAAGGTGTTGACTACATTGCTGCATCATTTGTTAACTCTGCTGAAAATGTAAAAGAAATCCGTGATATTTTAGCAGAAGCTAATGGATCAGATATTCAAATTATTTCAAAAATTGAATCACAAGTTGGAATTGATAACATTGATGCAATTATTGAAGCATCAGATGGAATTATGATAGCTCGTGGAGACTTAGGATTAGAAATTCCTTACTACGATGTACCATACTGAGAAAAAATTATTATCAGAAAATGTCGTGAAGCAGGTAAAGTTGTTATTGTTGCTACTCAAATGTTAGAAACTATGACAGAAAACCCAGCACCTACAAGAGCTGAAGTTACTGACGTTTACTTTGCTACTGAATTAGGAGCAGATGCTACAATGTTATCAGGAGAATCAGCAGCTGGAGATTATCCATTCATTACTGTAAATACAATGGCTACAATTAACAAACGTGCTGAAATTGAATTCTACAAAAAAGCCTACTACCAAACTCAATTAGAAAACGCTAAAAATTCAACTAGTGGACCACGTGCTGATATAGCAATGGACTTAGCTGAAAGAACTCGTGATGGACAATATGAATTTGCTGTTGTTTTATCAAGAACTGGAGCTTTATTAAAAACTATTTCAAAATTCAGACCAAACGTAACTATTTTAGGGGTAAGTGAATCAGAAAGATTATGAACTGCATTTGGTGTATGACACTCAATCTTCATGAATAAAACTGCTAACTTATTAGAATTAGAAGAAAATATTGCTCAAATCTCAGAAATTGCAAAATTATGAGGTGCAAAATCAGGATCAAAAATCTTAGTTGTAAGAAACAAAGATATTCGTGAAATAACAGTAGTTTAA
- a CDS encoding nuclear transport factor 2 family protein, with protein MEKELVLKEFYEAFTKGNSKKMNSLYDQSIIFNDPIFKDLNNKQVTNMWKSLLSNKKESKFEVSYEIIKENEDIFVRWTATYLFGPKKRKVTNVVDSKMEVVNGKIVKHTDSFNFKKWAKQSIGGPAYIFGNQKWFKNKVSKAALEKIV; from the coding sequence ATGGAAAAAGAATTAGTTTTAAAAGAATTTTATGAGGCATTTACTAAAGGCAATTCTAAAAAAATGAATAGTTTATATGATCAATCAATTATTTTTAATGACCCCATTTTTAAAGATCTTAATAATAAACAAGTAACTAATATGTGAAAGTCATTGCTTTCAAATAAAAAAGAATCAAAATTTGAAGTTTCATATGAAATTATAAAAGAAAATGAAGATATTTTTGTTAGATGAACAGCGACATATTTATTTGGCCCTAAAAAAAGAAAAGTAACTAATGTTGTAGATTCAAAAATGGAAGTCGTAAATGGAAAAATAGTTAAACATACAGATTCATTTAACTTTAAAAAATGAGCAAAACAGTCAATTGGTGGACCTGCTTATATTTTTGGTAATCAAAAGTGATTTAAAAACAAAGTTTCAAAAGCTGCTCTTGAAAAAATAGTTTAA
- the thrS gene encoding threonine--tRNA ligase, with amino-acid sequence MKIKLLDGSIKEFDQAMNVKSIAEAIAISLKKATTAAKVNGRYVSVDYIVGKDSTLELITTKHEDFYKTLNYTAAFVTGVAISELFKDVKLAKVLYKEDELEYGITFEVEPRIGLEEMQNIQNKVNQIIKNDSIISREMELKEAEELFNDNEYQKHLAKEMFKTYGEVSVYTLNGVSIVSKHPIALNLKNIKVVEVQQLTGEYWLNHSDNIMLQKIHGMAAESIETLTAKKDILEDRRSRDHRIINKTLKIFGFDHLVGPGLPLWMPNGTIIKEQIKNFIKEKEWEYDYINVTTPVIGTVELYKKSGHWDHYGEDMFQPFNGGSGSDEQFILRPMNCPHHVAVYKQEQRSYRDLPLRIAEHALQHRYESSGSLTGLERVRAMELTDSHIFVRPDQVEAEFKSIYKMINEVLQTFNIQIDYLSLSLRDPEDKVKYYQDDKMWDEAEAALEKVLQDLKIDYKKCIGEAAFYGPKLDIQIKTAQNHEITVSTIQLDFLLPKKFDVTYVDQNQEFKAPIMIHRGVIGTYERFIATLLEQTKGVLPLWLAPNQVEIIPVGSEENIAYAQEVRKYLKKDFVRTHVDLRDERLSYKIRDAQTSKIPYQLVIGDQERKDNLVTYRQYGSEQQTTVKLEEFKNMILDLICNKK; translated from the coding sequence ATGAAAATAAAATTATTAGACGGATCAATTAAAGAATTTGATCAAGCAATGAACGTTAAATCAATAGCTGAAGCTATTGCAATAAGTCTGAAAAAAGCAACAACAGCTGCAAAAGTTAATGGAAGATATGTTTCAGTTGATTATATTGTTGGAAAAGATTCAACTTTAGAATTAATAACAACTAAACATGAAGATTTTTATAAAACTTTAAACTACACTGCCGCTTTTGTAACAGGAGTAGCTATTTCAGAATTATTTAAAGATGTTAAATTGGCAAAAGTATTGTATAAAGAAGACGAATTAGAATATGGTATCACTTTTGAAGTTGAACCACGAATTGGTTTAGAAGAAATGCAAAACATTCAAAATAAAGTTAACCAAATTATTAAAAACGATTCTATTATTTCTAGAGAAATGGAATTAAAGGAAGCAGAAGAATTATTTAATGATAATGAATACCAAAAACATTTAGCAAAAGAAATGTTTAAAACTTATGGAGAAGTTAGTGTCTACACTTTAAATGGTGTATCAATAGTTTCAAAACATCCAATAGCTTTAAATTTAAAAAATATTAAAGTTGTTGAAGTTCAACAATTAACTGGTGAATACTGATTAAATCATTCAGATAACATTATGCTGCAAAAAATTCATGGTATGGCTGCTGAAAGCATTGAAACATTAACTGCTAAAAAAGATATTTTAGAAGACAGAAGAAGCAGGGACCACAGAATTATTAATAAGACTTTGAAAATATTTGGTTTTGATCATTTAGTTGGACCAGGATTACCCTTATGAATGCCAAATGGAACAATTATTAAAGAACAAATTAAAAATTTCATTAAGGAAAAAGAATGAGAATATGACTATATAAATGTGACTACACCAGTTATTGGTACAGTTGAATTGTATAAAAAATCTGGGCACTGAGATCACTATGGTGAAGACATGTTTCAACCATTTAATGGTGGTAGTGGAAGCGATGAACAATTTATTCTAAGACCAATGAACTGTCCACACCACGTTGCTGTTTATAAACAAGAGCAAAGAAGTTATAGAGACTTACCTTTAAGAATTGCAGAACATGCTTTACAACATAGATATGAATCAAGTGGTAGTCTAACAGGTTTAGAACGTGTAAGGGCTATGGAATTAACAGATAGTCATATTTTTGTAAGACCAGATCAAGTTGAAGCTGAATTTAAATCAATTTACAAAATGATTAATGAAGTGTTACAAACATTTAATATTCAAATTGATTACTTAAGTTTAAGTTTAAGAGATCCTGAAGATAAAGTTAAATATTATCAAGATGATAAAATGTGAGATGAAGCAGAAGCGGCTTTAGAAAAAGTGCTACAAGACTTAAAAATTGATTATAAAAAATGCATCGGAGAAGCAGCATTCTATGGTCCTAAATTAGATATTCAAATTAAAACTGCTCAAAATCATGAAATTACAGTTTCAACAATTCAATTAGACTTCTTATTACCCAAAAAGTTTGATGTAACATATGTTGATCAAAATCAAGAATTTAAAGCACCGATTATGATTCATAGAGGTGTTATTGGAACTTATGAACGTTTTATAGCAACATTATTAGAACAAACTAAAGGTGTATTACCTTTATGATTAGCACCAAACCAAGTTGAAATTATACCTGTTGGTAGCGAAGAAAATATTGCATATGCGCAAGAAGTAAGAAAATATTTGAAAAAGGACTTTGTTAGAACACATGTTGATTTAAGGGATGAACGCTTAAGCTATAAAATACGTGATGCTCAAACAAGTAAAATACCATATCAGTTAGTTATTGGAGATCAGGAAAGAAAAGATAATTTAGTAACTTATCGCCAATATGGTAGTGAGCAACAAACTACAGTCAAACTAGAAGAATTTAAAAATATGATATTAGATTTAATTTGTAATAAGAAATAG
- the trxA gene encoding thioredoxin — protein MAEMIKVSSKEEFDKIISEGKTFVDFNATWCGPCKMQMPLVHMLAQKTEGIKFIDLDVDLVPEVAQQYQVMSIPTLMLFEEGKEAKKNVGFMDPTKLENFIK, from the coding sequence ATGGCAGAAATGATTAAAGTTTCATCAAAAGAAGAGTTCGATAAAATTATTAGTGAAGGGAAAACATTTGTTGATTTTAATGCAACATGATGTGGGCCTTGTAAAATGCAAATGCCTTTAGTGCATATGCTAGCTCAAAAAACAGAAGGTATTAAATTTATTGATTTGGACGTAGATTTAGTTCCTGAGGTTGCACAACAATACCAAGTTATGTCAATTCCAACTTTAATGTTATTTGAAGAAGGAAAAGAAGCAAAGAAAAATGTAGGATTTATGGATCCAACAAAATTAGAAAACTTTATTAAATAA
- a CDS encoding DeoR/GlpR family DNA-binding transcription regulator produces MIKKQRQTIILNFLKGKKIVAVETLSNELKIPLTTLRRDLTELEELNKIVKLHGGVEYKEPAFIYEDFFEKKIKDNVKEKETIANKAIKKINKNDSIFIDSGSNGYFIAKNLKADLNLQIVTNSIYNVLELVKNGHENVYLLGGKFTNVTGAILGFEALEALKNYIFDKAFLGVNAVDEEGFIYTTSPEHAQIKIEVIKNSRESYGLADSSKMDRKSFYKFADKESIKLI; encoded by the coding sequence ATGATTAAAAAACAAAGACAAACAATAATTTTAAATTTTTTAAAGGGTAAGAAAATTGTTGCTGTTGAAACCCTTTCAAATGAATTAAAAATTCCACTTACAACTTTAAGAAGAGACTTAACTGAACTTGAAGAATTAAATAAAATAGTTAAGTTGCATGGTGGAGTTGAGTACAAGGAACCAGCATTTATCTATGAAGATTTTTTTGAAAAGAAAATTAAAGATAATGTTAAAGAAAAAGAAACAATTGCCAATAAAGCAATAAAAAAAATTAACAAGAATGATTCAATATTTATTGATTCAGGATCTAATGGTTATTTTATTGCTAAGAACTTAAAAGCTGACCTCAATTTACAAATAGTAACCAATTCTATTTATAATGTTTTGGAACTAGTAAAAAACGGTCACGAGAATGTTTACTTACTTGGTGGTAAGTTTACAAATGTAACAGGAGCTATTTTAGGATTTGAAGCTCTTGAGGCCTTAAAAAACTATATTTTTGACAAAGCATTTTTAGGAGTAAATGCTGTAGATGAAGAAGGATTCATTTACACAACAAGTCCAGAACATGCTCAAATAAAAATTGAGGTAATAAAAAATTCAAGAGAAAGCTATGGATTAGCTGATTCAAGCAAAATGGATCGAAAATCCTTTTATAAATTTGCTGACAAAGAATCAATTAAATTAATATAA
- the pfkB gene encoding 1-phosphofructokinase produces MIYTVTLNPALDHIIETDGFNIGETNYYKNEYVVIGGKGINVSIVLNNLEAEVLSTGILGSNNKSSFLEKFQENKLNNEFFINKGATRTNLKIKNLAKFEETELNGLGSTVSLEIINKLKDFLRKNLKNGDILVAAGSIPAGVENNIYEEIGNIANEKSAIFILDTSKESMLNGLKAKPYLIKPNVEEICEILSLPFKEYSFEEVTEMVQKLKSLGAKNVLLSRGSKGSYFFAEDNSIYETGIAKGKLVNSVGSGDSMIAGFTYGLYKNLSVEECLQFGAAAGGATAFTEWLGLKDDILRLKEEIKVNKIK; encoded by the coding sequence ATGATATATACAGTTACATTAAATCCTGCTTTAGATCATATAATTGAAACTGATGGATTTAATATCGGAGAAACAAATTATTACAAAAATGAATATGTAGTAATTGGTGGTAAAGGTATTAATGTTTCTATAGTTTTAAATAATTTAGAAGCAGAAGTTTTATCAACTGGTATCTTGGGTTCAAACAATAAAAGTTCATTTTTAGAAAAGTTTCAAGAAAACAAACTGAACAATGAATTCTTTATAAACAAAGGTGCCACAAGAACAAATTTGAAAATAAAAAATTTAGCTAAATTTGAAGAAACTGAATTAAATGGTTTAGGATCAACAGTTAGCTTAGAAATAATAAATAAATTAAAAGATTTTTTAAGAAAAAACTTAAAAAACGGTGATATTCTAGTAGCAGCTGGAAGTATACCAGCTGGTGTTGAAAATAATATTTATGAAGAAATAGGAAATATTGCAAATGAGAAGAGTGCAATATTCATCTTAGATACTTCAAAAGAAAGTATGCTAAATGGATTAAAAGCAAAACCCTACTTAATAAAACCTAATGTTGAAGAAATTTGTGAAATATTAAGTTTACCATTCAAAGAATACTCATTTGAAGAAGTGACAGAAATGGTTCAAAAATTAAAATCATTAGGTGCTAAAAACGTTTTATTAAGCAGAGGAAGCAAAGGAAGTTATTTTTTTGCAGAAGATAACTCGATTTATGAAACAGGAATTGCTAAAGGTAAATTAGTTAATTCAGTTGGATCAGGTGATAGTATGATTGCGGGATTCACATATGGATTATATAAAAATTTATCAGTTGAAGAGTGTTTACAATTTGGTGCAGCAGCAGGTGGAGCAACAGCTTTTACTGAATGACTTGGATTAAAAGACGACATTTTAAGACTAAAAGAAGAAATTAAAGTTAACAAAATAAAATAG